The Vitis vinifera cultivar Pinot Noir 40024 chromosome 18, ASM3070453v1 region AGTTGATGATGATattggtattattattattattttttatatttcatcttTATCTTTTTCAACTAAGTATGCAATGTATTTGAATAGGAAAATTCAGAAGATaaggatgttttttttttaaatataaattttaaaatgcgTCATCAATTAATAATCAAATGGGGGACAAACCAtctaaaaaaattttcattttattttcactaattaaatGGATTTTATTAAGGAATCAAATTTACGAGTACATGGCAACAACGGATTTGGCTGCAAATTGTTATTGGTGAAGAGAATAATTAATTCGACCGTTTTTTTATTTGTCCACAAATCCTCCTAATTTCAGTTATTTTTCTGTTCCAATGGTGGCGGgaatttcaggaaaaaaaaaaaaacgaaaacaaaACGAGAGCGCTGAGAAGTGAACCAGAAAAAAATGAACTGCACTGCCTCCAATCATCTGCTCTTCACGACCAGCCCAAATCTCACTCTCAGAGGCGAccgctcaccaaagcaattgcTATTCTTCTTCTGCAAAATCCCAACTCCCTCTCCCAACGGTAACATTCCACAAACATACCATACTCGCCAAAACTCAGTGTGCGGACGAGTTCATTCACCACATTTCTGCTCTTCTCAAGATCCCATTGAGAAAAAGACACATGCCATCACCGAAATATTCGTTCTATTTGTATTCTCTCTGACGCTTCTCTGCATCCGCCTTCTCTCCAATGCGCTTCTGCCCGATTTTCCTCAGCGTTGGCGCAGTCTCGTGGCCTTTTCGGAAGAAGCTGAGGCCAGGGTCAGTGCTTATCCTTCACATTTGTGGAAAGCCATTGTGGCTTATGAGGATCGGAGATTCTTTAGCCATTTTGGAGTCGACCCAGTTGGGATTGCTCGTGCCGCGCTGTCCTTATCGGCTCTCGGGGGCGGCAGCACCATTACTCAACAGGTAATTGTTTTTTTCGAGTTCCTGACGCATGCCACGTGTTTGATGTTTTTATCCAGTGAAGTTGGTTTTGTTGTTATCTCGTATAAGAATATTGGGTGTTGTTTATTTGGGGAAGGGTGTAAATAGGAGGATACGGGTAATGATTGCTTGAataaaatgtaaggaaaaaaaagaaagatagaaaagaaaaatgtattagTGTGGTGCGTGATTCATGAATCTCCTAATAAATAAGCCTTTCTTGAGGTTTGACGGGCTCTCCATTCTTTAGATATTACTCTCTGGCTGATGTGAGCACCAAATAAACGATGGCTCCCGTATGGGCCACCAATCAAAGTCAATTTGGTGTtgtgagagagagtgttttagCAGTCAACGAGAACCCAGAGGGAGAAGTGGccaaaagaaatggagaaaacCAGAACAAACCAATTCCAAACCTTCCAGTACCCCACTAATCAAACCCATTTGTTGGTTCTCCCAGTTCTTTTCTCCATCCATGCTCTACATGGGATTCTTAGTTTTCTTATCCACTATTTTGTTATCCTTTTCCCTTGTCTGTGGCCTTTCTTCCTCAGAGCTCATATACCCAAACTTCACTGCTTCGAACTTTAattttgttgaatataatggCGCTTTTTTATTCTCTCGTAATGAAACATTCAAGGTGGCTATGTTCAACCCCGGTGCTCAACAGAAGAACTTCTATTTGTGTATCATTCATGTAGCGTCTGGTGCCATCATCTGGTCTGCTAATCGTGATGCTCCTGTCTCAAATTATGGTAAGATGAATCTAACAATCAATGGGATTACTGTCACTGATCAAGGTGGCAGTGTCAAATGGGGGACACCTCCTTTAAAATCATCAGTTTCAGCATTGTTGCTAGCTGAAACTGGTAATCTTATATTGCTCGATCAGTTCAATGGTTCTCTTTGGCAGAGTTTTGATTATCCGACTGACACAATTGTGATCGGGCAACGTTTACCTGTTGGAACTTCATTATCCGGTGCTCTATCAGATAATGACTTGTCAACCAGTGATTACAGGTTTGTAGTTAGTACTTCTAATGCGATAATGCAATGGCATGGATTGACATATTGGAAACTGTCAATGGACACCAGTGCTTACAAGAACTCGAATTATCTAGTGGAGTACATGGCAATGAACCAAACCGGTCTTTTTCTGTTTGGTCGAAATGGATCAGTTGTTGTAATTCAGATGGATTTGTCTCCATCTGATTTTCGAATTGCCAAGTTGGATGCATCTGGCCAATTCATCATTAGTACCCTTTCTGGTACTGTGTTGAAGCAAGAATATGTTGGACCAAAAGATGCTTGTCGAATTCCATTCATCTGTGGCAGACTTGGTCTGTGTACTGACGACACTGCATCAAATTCCCCTGTCTGTTCTTGTCCATCTGGCTTCCGCGCTGATCCAAAAAGTGTGACTAATTGTGTGCCAAGCGATAGTTCGTATTCTTTGCCATCTCCTTGTAATTTAACCAATAGTGTCAGTCAATCAAATTTGTCGGTTGTTTCATATCTGATGCTTGCCTATGGTGTGGAGTACTTTGCCAATAATTTTTGGGAGCCAGTTCAATATGGTGTGAATTTGTCGGTCTGTGAAAATCTCTGTTCAGGGGACTGTTCTTGCTTGGGAATATTCCATGAAAATTCTTCTGGTTCTTGTTATTTGGTTGAAAATGTGTTGGGATCCCTTATTTCAAGCTCCACAAATGAAAATGTTCAGTTGGGCTGCATCAAAGTTCTGGTTGGGTCTTCACCAAATATGGATGGTAACAACAGTTCTAGTAATCAAAGTCAGGAATTTCCAATAGCTGCTCTTGTACTCTTACCTTCAACTGGGTTCTTCCTGTTTGTTGCACTAGGATTTCTCTGGTGGAGAAGGTGGGGATTCTCCAAGAACAGGGACCTAAAATTAGGCCACTCAAGCTCGCCTTCTTCTGAAGACCTGGATGCCTTCTCCATTCCAGGCTTACCTATAAGGTTTGAATATGAAGAGATTGAGGCAGCAACTGATAATTTCAAGACCCAAATTGGGTCAGGTGGGTTTGGTGCCGTTTACAAGGGTATAATGCCTGATAAAACCCTTGTGGCAGTAAAGAAGATAACCAATTTGGGTGTCCAAGGGAAAAAGGAGTTCTGCACTGAGATTGCAGTTATTGGAAATATCCACCATGTCAATTTGGTCAAATTGAAAGGGTTTTGTGCCAAGGGGAGGCAGCGGCTATTGGTTTATGAGTATATGAATCGTAGCTCATTAGACCGGACTCTCTTCTCTAATGGACCTGTTTTAGAATGGCAAGAGAGGGTTGATATAGCTCTTGGAACAGCACGTGGGCTTGCATACCTGCACAGTGGGTGTGAACATAAGATCATCCATTGTGATGTTAAGCCTGAGAACATTCTCTTGCATGATAATTTCCAGGCAAAGATATCTGATTTTGGGCTCTCGAAGTTGTTAAGTCCTGAAGAGTCCACTCTATTCACAACAATGAGAGGCACTCGTGGCTATCTTGCACCAGAGTGGCTTACTAGCTCTGCAATCTCAGACAAAAcagatgtttatagttttggaatggTTCTGCTTGAACTTGTGAGTGGAAGGAAGAACTGCTCATTAAGAACACAAAGCCATAGCATTGATGATGGAAGTAGTGGTGGTGGCCACTCTTCATTGTTGTCTGGGTCAGAACCTGTGTACTTCCCACTATTTGCATTGGAGATGCATGAGCAAGGGAGGTATTTGGAGCTTGCTGATCCCAGGCTAGAGGGGCGGGTGACAAGCGAAGAGGTGGAGAAGTTAGTTCTTGTGGCTTTGTGTTGTGTTCATGAGGAGCCAACACTGAGGCCATGTATGGTTAGTGTTGTTGGCATGTTAGAAGGTGGGATAACTTTAAGTCAGCCAAGAACAGAATCTTTAAATTTCCTGCGCTTTTATGGACGGCGATTCACTGAGGCTTCCATGGTAGAAGAGACTGATGGGCAACAGACTGTTGTGTTGTATCCACAAGCAAATGCTTCTCTTACAAGCATTAGCGGTTCACACACTTCCTTCTCTTACATCTCATCACAGCAGATCTCAGGCCCAAGATAGTGTTGAATATCCGAGGTTTTCATGGCTAGTGTATAGTTTGTTGTCTATGAGTGGAGAGCCTCAAAACATATGCAACTCAAAATCCCACTGCACACTTCATTCTCTTAGTAGGAACTCTACTAAATGAATGCTTCTTATGTCACGTTACAAAATCCAAGGTTGAATTGTTGTGGGTTGTGTGGCTTGTGCAACGTGTTTATTTGGAATCACTATTTAGATTTTATTGTAACAATTTAGATGTCCATCCAtactttgtaattttttttatcataatttgatTTTGTGATTCTCATATCTTCCTACAATATATGAGATTGTGCTAAAACATTGATGTCTATGTGATTTATTAAGTGTTTATTGTGAGTGGCTGGCCATATAGTGTATATGTTTTTGGCACTCCATTGAATAACATGTTCTTTGCTATTTTTAACTCCTTTACTTTCCCACatagttttctttttgttttttagttacCTCCTTTTGGGCATTTGTCAGAAATCCCAAAAAATTGGAATCAAGACTAGGTAAAACTGGAGTCAATGTGGACCCAGAAAATTCGGGTCCACtttattcttattaaaattCATTACTGCAAAATTCACTTTAAAGCCTTGAAATCTTTCTTCTCAAAAAATGAATGTTCCTGCTTTGATACAAACCATCACTGATAAATATGCATTCATGGGTATTTTGGATGATAGATAAGGTAATCTATATTCTTGACAGATGTATATCAGTTTGTTGCCTTAGTGCTAATATTTGAATATACTGGTTTTGTGATCTTTCTGATTTggtcctattaaaaaaatttcatagcAAAGAATTTTGGTAGTTCTTAGGAATACTATTAGGGCAAtattgtattcaattttcactTAGCGTTGATGGAGATTAATAACTGTAACTTCAATAAGAATGCTTAGAAAGGTGGATTAAGTTGCTGGAATGGATGCCAAAAGATCTGGCCTTGTGAGCATAATGTCAGAAAATTGTCTCTAAACTCACTTTTCTGGATGTATTCCTAGGATCTCTAGATCAATTTGTGCAAAATGTTCGAACTTGCTTCTACATGAATAGGTCATATAATAGAAGGGTAGACGCCCCTATTTTCTCGTTAGACGGATGACTCTCCCATTTCTGATAAAGACGGGATAGGATCCACTTTGGCAGCTATTTTTCCTACcagtgtgtgtgtgtattttcttaatatattttgtacTTGTTGCCATAAGCTAAGAGTCATCACACTCGTTCCAAGGCTTGAACCATCACACACCTTTTAGACattggttttctatttttattttatttttagctgGTTCTATTTATCTGCTTGCTGATTTTAAATATAACACTTGCTTTGAAgttcctttttcctttcattttatttcaacTCCATTTCTTTCCCTCCTTGATGTTGATTTTTCCTGGCAGCTTGTCAAGAACACATGCTTAAAAAATGAGCGCACATTCTCAAGGAAAATTGTTGAGATGGTGCTAGCACTGGCATTGGAGAGAACAATATCAAAATggagaatattgagcttataTATGAGTAAGGTTGAGTAGAGTTTTGCTTTGTCACACAGTTCTCttttctatcaattttcatttgtGTGCgcactttttatctttttgacaTGGTGATTCACATACTTTCTTAGGGTCTTAACTTTTTTGATAAGAGATATTCTCTTCCAGTCTTGAACTGTTCAAGGAGACAACTCTCTTTTTCCTAATAGGTCACGAATTCTATAGTTGTGCAAGAGATCTCTAGATACTAGTATTAGAGATCTTTATAGCTTCTCTTGCAAGAATAGGTAAGAAGCCTAGTGTTAAGTGTTCAGACTAATGCCTGTCTCattcaattaattatatttggttgCAGAATCTTTCCTTGAAAAAAGAGATCTACCTGTAGGTGAAGGTCTTTTTCAGATGTTGTATGTTTTGATATTCTAAATCATGGAAAGGGGTGGACTGTTGAGAGTGTTGATTTAAGTTGGGACATTTTTGCTTCTTGGGttaatgtgtttttttaatGATCATGTGCCTTTCAGTAGGTTCATGAGCCCTATTACAAACTTTGGGTGATTGATCTTCTTTTTATCCACTTTATTCTGTTCTTTTAATGAATGATTCACGTGACCCCTTGTAGCCTGTAGGTGAATGTAGTAGTATTACCATAAAATAAAGATAGATGTGACCATGGATTGAAATTAAGACTGGTGGCCTATGGTAACCTTGCTGGCACTGAATCCAGAGGGGTCAAAGTTGGATTCAGGGACTGTTTTTGGCTCTCAGCAGTCTGTCAACTTACTGTTTCAGTAAATCAGTTTATTATTTACAAGTGACACTGTGTGAGTGTCATGTTGTGTGTGAATGTAAAACTGACTCCATATGTGAGTGTAACAAAGGCAATGGTACATTGCAGATATACTGGGGACATGGTATTTACG contains the following coding sequences:
- the LOC100265950 gene encoding G-type lectin S-receptor-like serine/threonine-protein kinase At5g35370 is translated as MNCTASNHLLFTTSPNLTLRGDRSPKQLLFFFCKIPTPSPNGNIPQTYHTRQNSVCGRVHSPHFCSSQDPIEKKTHAITEIFVLFVFSLTLLCIRLLSNALLPDFPQRWRSLVAFSEEAEARVSAYPSHLWKAIVAYEDRRFFSHFGVDPVGIARAALSLSALGGGSTITQQVAMFNPGAQQKNFYLCIIHVASGAIIWSANRDAPVSNYGKMNLTINGITVTDQGGSVKWGTPPLKSSVSALLLAETGNLILLDQFNGSLWQSFDYPTDTIVIGQRLPVGTSLSGALSDNDLSTSDYRFVVSTSNAIMQWHGLTYWKLSMDTSAYKNSNYLVEYMAMNQTGLFLFGRNGSVVVIQMDLSPSDFRIAKLDASGQFIISTLSGTVLKQEYVGPKDACRIPFICGRLGLCTDDTASNSPVCSCPSGFRADPKSVTNCVPSDSSYSLPSPCNLTNSVSQSNLSVVSYLMLAYGVEYFANNFWEPVQYGVNLSVCENLCSGDCSCLGIFHENSSGSCYLVENVLGSLISSSTNENVQLGCIKVLVGSSPNMDGNNSSSNQSQEFPIAALVLLPSTGFFLFVALGFLWWRRWGFSKNRDLKLGHSSSPSSEDLDAFSIPGLPIRFEYEEIEAATDNFKTQIGSGGFGAVYKGIMPDKTLVAVKKITNLGVQGKKEFCTEIAVIGNIHHVNLVKLKGFCAKGRQRLLVYEYMNRSSLDRTLFSNGPVLEWQERVDIALGTARGLAYLHSGCEHKIIHCDVKPENILLHDNFQAKISDFGLSKLLSPEESTLFTTMRGTRGYLAPEWLTSSAISDKTDVYSFGMVLLELVSGRKNCSLRTQSHSIDDGSSGGGHSSLLSGSEPVYFPLFALEMHEQGRYLELADPRLEGRVTSEEVEKLVLVALCCVHEEPTLRPCMVSVVGMLEGGITLSQPRTESLNFLRFYGRRFTEASMVEETDGQQTVVLYPQANASLTSISGSHTSFSYISSQQISGPR